Genomic DNA from Peribacillus simplex:
TTTGGTTATCGTTTCACGCCCTTGTCACATTCGAGACAATCAGGATGTCATCTGGTTTCCTTTCGAACTTTTGGTCTGATCCCGTCGTGGAAACAGCAGTTCGTAATGATTATCCATTTTTATTGATGGTCGTCTGGATTGGCTTATTCCTTGATAAATATCAAAGTGAATTAACAAGGGATTACTTATCACGATAATTTTTCAAAACTACTTTTATTGGAAATCTTATATTAAAAGCAAGGGGCCTTTCATATGTTAAAACCTATATTTGCAGCAACCGCTCTATCATCTTTCATTCTGATGGCTGGCTGTTCATCCGACCTGACAAGCGATCATGAAAAAGAGCAAAAAGAAGAACAACCGAGCTCCCAGGATACAGATACGGATACGGAGACAGAGACAGAGTCAGAAGCCGACAAGAATGATGATTCAAAAGAATCGGCCCAACGCCAGGTGGAAGTTGATGAAGCGGCTAAACCGGCACAGGCTGGCCTTCAGACGTTAGCCCATCCGGAAGACATACCTGTACTTGTCAATAAACAATACAGCCTGCCTGAAGATTACAAACCCGATGACCTTATCTACCCAAAAGTGGATTTCATCTTTCAAGATAAAATCGAAAAAAGAATGATGCGTGAAGAAGCGGGGAAAGCTCTTGAAGTAATGTTCCAGGCTGCCGAGAAAGACAACATGCACTTTGCCGGCGTTTCCGCTTACCGCTCACACCAAACACAAATCACGGTCTTTAATAACTATGTGGCTAAGGACGGGGAAGAAAAAGCGAAAACCTACAGCGCAATGCCTGGGACAAGCGAGCATGAAACGGGCCTGGCGATTGACGTCACGACCCACGACGGTGCATGCGCTGCCCAAGACTGCTTCGGTGATACGAATGAAGCGGCCTGGCTTGCTGAACATGCACATGAATACGGATTTATCATCCGCTACCCTGAAGGCAAGGAAAACATCACAGGGTATAAATACGAACCATGGCACATCCGTTATGTTGGTGTCGCTACCGCAACTGAAATCTTTGAAGCTAAGATTACATTAGAAGAATACTATAATGCCGTACCAGTGGAAGCTGTATCGAATAAATAAAAAAAGGTGCCCGGTTGCGGCACCTTTTTTTTTATTAATCAAACGTTTGATTAATTCCTTTTATCAGCCCTGATCCAAGCTGGAATCAGTGACTGGACGGCTAACGTTGTAAGCAAAAAAACTCCCATCCAATGTGAATTCTCACATTGGATGGGAGTTGAAAAGAAATAACTATGCAGAACCCATCTTCTTGTCAGAAGCGGAATCCCAAAATAATTACTTCTTCAAGTTATAGAAAGATTTCAAGCCTGCATATACAGCCAAGTCACCAAGCTGGTCTTCGATGCGAAGAAGTTGGTTGTATTTAGCGATACGGTCTGTACGGGACATGGAACCAGTTTTGATTTGTCCTGCGTTTGTTGCAACGGCAATATCAGCGATCGTTGCATCTTCCGTTTCACCTGAACGGTGGGAAACGACTGCAGTGTAGCCTGCACGTTTAGCCATTTCGATTGCATCAAACGTTTCTGTCAGTGTACCAATTTGGTTCACTTTGATCAGGATGGAGTTACCGATGCCTTTTTCGATGCCTTCAGCCAATTTTTTTGTGTTCGTCACAAATAGATCGTCACCAACTAGTTGAACTTTAGAACCGATGCGTTCCGTTAAAAGTTTGTGGCCTTCCCAGTCATTTTCATCCAGGCCGTCTTCGATGGAGAGAATAGGGAACTCATTCACTAGCTCTTCATAGAAAGCAACCATTTCTTCGGATGTAACACCATTGCGGCCTTCGCCTGCAAGATCATATTTGCCTGTTTCTTTATTATAGAATTCAGATGAAGCTACGTCCATGCCAAGATAGATATCTTCGCCTGCTTTATAGCCAGCCTTTTCAATTGCCTCGATGATGACTTGAAGTGCTTCACGGTTCGAACCAAGGTTTGGCGCAAAGCCGCCTTCATCGCCGACTGCCGTATTCAAGCCTTTGGCAGAAAGGACAGATTTCAAAGCATGGAATACTTCAGCACCCATACGAACCGCTTCTTTGAAGCTAGGAGCGCCTACAGGAAGGATCATGAATTCCTGGAAGTCTACATTGTTATCGGCATGTGATCCGCCGTTAATGATGTTCATCATTGGAGTTGGAAGTTGTTTCGCATTGAACCCTCCAAGGTAACGATACAATGGTAAACCTGAAAATTCCGCAGCGGCATGGGCAGCAGCCATTGACACGCCAAGGATTGCATTAGCTCCCAGGTTTCCTTTGTTTTCAGTGCCATCCAATTCAATCATAGTAAGGTCAAGGCCTGCTTGGTTCGTTACATCCAAACCGATGACAGCTTCAGCAATGATATCATTTACATTATCTACTGCTTTTTGTACCCCTTTACCCAGGTAACGAGATTTATCTCCGTCACGAAGCTCAACCGCTTCGTGTTCCCCTGTTGAAGCACCTGATGGTACGATTGCACGTCCG
This window encodes:
- a CDS encoding M15 family metallopeptidase — encoded protein: MLKPIFAATALSSFILMAGCSSDLTSDHEKEQKEEQPSSQDTDTDTETETESEADKNDDSKESAQRQVEVDEAAKPAQAGLQTLAHPEDIPVLVNKQYSLPEDYKPDDLIYPKVDFIFQDKIEKRMMREEAGKALEVMFQAAEKDNMHFAGVSAYRSHQTQITVFNNYVAKDGEEKAKTYSAMPGTSEHETGLAIDVTTHDGACAAQDCFGDTNEAAWLAEHAHEYGFIIRYPEGKENITGYKYEPWHIRYVGVATATEIFEAKITLEEYYNAVPVEAVSNK
- the eno gene encoding phosphopyruvate hydratase, producing MPYIEHVYAREVLDSRGNPTIEVEIQTESGYFGRAIVPSGASTGEHEAVELRDGDKSRYLGKGVQKAVDNVNDIIAEAVIGLDVTNQAGLDLTMIELDGTENKGNLGANAILGVSMAAAHAAAEFSGLPLYRYLGGFNAKQLPTPMMNIINGGSHADNNVDFQEFMILPVGAPSFKEAVRMGAEVFHALKSVLSAKGLNTAVGDEGGFAPNLGSNREALQVIIEAIEKAGYKAGEDIYLGMDVASSEFYNKETGKYDLAGEGRNGVTSEEMVAFYEELVNEFPILSIEDGLDENDWEGHKLLTERIGSKVQLVGDDLFVTNTKKLAEGIEKGIGNSILIKVNQIGTLTETFDAIEMAKRAGYTAVVSHRSGETEDATIADIAVATNAGQIKTGSMSRTDRIAKYNQLLRIEDQLGDLAVYAGLKSFYNLKK